A single region of the Plutella xylostella chromosome 26, ilPluXylo3.1, whole genome shotgun sequence genome encodes:
- the LOC105398847 gene encoding TBC1 domain family member 7, which produces MADKRNFRSSYYEKVGCRGVEEKKSLEILLKEKPWDRVKLQQFCLRFTVPAAYRNLIWRVLLGILPVYPDSHQFVLEQRTAQYEDLLHALEVMELVEPAAPPARRLYAMWQLESGRIKPYLFPETKFPSEETFIPIASSLLELYSDEVDVYWLTKGLTEVVRGSQRELPKLVEVFRTMLEKEDLELYNHLVDIKGLDILPLTKWFNCCFAGILDDTSLTKIWDKLCGGAPKILSFVAVMLLITLRRCILKAENAEEVLKCVSEIPEQCEEVVANKAIELWQYYGAQPQSEQLAKK; this is translated from the exons ATGGCCGACAAGCGAAACTTCCGTTCTTCGTACTACGAAAAGGTCGGTTGCCGTGGGGTGGAAGAGAAGAAGTCCCTGGAGATCCTCTTGAAGGAGAAGCCGTGGGACCGGGTGAAGCTGCAGCAGTTCTGCCTTCGCTTCACCGTTCCCGCCGCCTACAGGAACCTCATCTGGAGGGTGCTGCTCG GCATACTCCCAGTCTACCCGGACTCGCACCAGTTCGTCCTCGAGCAGCGTACCGCTCAGTATGAGGACCTGCTGCACGCGCTAGAAGTCATGGAGCTGGTGGAGCCGGCCGCCCCGCCCGCGCGGAGGCTCTACGCCATGTGGCAGCTGGAGAGTGGACGCATCAAGCCATACTTGTTCCCAGAGACTAAGTTTCCG TCAGAAGAGACATTCATCCCGATAGCCTCATCCCTACTAGAGCTGTACTCGGACGAGGTGGACGTGTACTGGCTGACGAAGGGGCTCACGGAGGTGGTGCGCGGGTCCCAGCGGGAGCTGCCCAAGCTGGTCGAGGTCTTCCGGACCATGCTGGAGAAGGAGGACCTCGAGCTTTACAA CCATCTAGTGGATATCAAAGGATTGGACATTCTTCCCTTGACGAAATGGTTCAACTGCTGCTTTGCTGGCATCTTGGATGATACATCTCTTACCAA gATATGGGACAAATTATGCGGCGGGGCACCGAAAATACTTTCGTTTGTTGCTGTGATGTTACTTATAACTCTGAGAAGATGCATATTGAAAGCAGAAAATGCAGAAGAAGTCCTAAAATGTGTTTCTGAG ATTCCTGAGCAGTGCGAGGAAGTGGTGGCAAATAAAGCTATAGAGCTGTGGCAATACTACGGTGCACAGCCACAGAGCGAACAACTAGCGAAAAAATGA
- the LOC105398845 gene encoding uncharacterized protein LOC105398845, with the protein MDTPGVSSGDAGYIDKKRKELQVFFKDAKFSQQMIDNVIENELKPLKEFSDKPYIAASAPGEVKTEYEVMTGQPFTQVDNLTKPLTREEIKVLLKDNPIIAEKAKQIQIVNKTEHREITIPIDEINLPRYSEMTEQRAMAADDKAEINKINYNHMQSLCNSVNNYDIKCKKRIPHAEVDTFFDCEDDDDSEYDAIEEAVCKYTNKSYETRFKETKEMLATLADRVDNTEPGKLIDKSDIILSNPVLRESSTTVVKGERRRSMFAKVKESYAINKDLNISLRDNPVMPNLSGEIKTNQPEKKHKKPDTCKTFEMRLMDTEKALQNLNLVFKTRNIPESIGENTFTVEDLTKNNDCNESIIENKCEIQKTNFVGSASQNFAEKLEKSLEHTLESIVNIPSHQNEEDKQMEVQEMKNLTRNIVEGADNLSIMINEDITNKLNSMNELLNDVNQALETSRKSDLAYQKLKEEGDKIKQASDIKNSQLESVRQKSTVTDKDIDDIQTAIGKLNQEIKCHEERVDKSIERYKMRNKECTEFMAEVDEVLLKSHQILHPTKDISAKTSDTVNKNLTEEKIVDQQELYESEKNDGKKGKEWDVNLDLSDETNKKLAVFKKQEQERSKRIDGLLHDIKDRMKDNKEVLRLANNLLRREEGKNKILEDNKLSSEVDLKAQGDFIAVHEGSEKNKVSSVSEVFKAEPTDSGEMKKKREADEERVRQREFQRKIEKDMEEMDQRPRMTKKFIRDHCRQHKLYCTPRLNDNLYLHFKGFTKIENLEEYTGLKCIFLNNNGIDKIEGLDNLSELRCLYLHYNVLRKIENLDGCPKLDSLNVEHNFIPVIENLDVVPVLHSLNISHNMLTTVDDLIHLRTCKNLSVLDLSYNRIEDPLIVDILADMDILKVLVLTGNPVIRNIPAYRKTLTLRLKELLNLDNIPVFPRDRACALAWQRGGVQEEIAERKRWIQRDQDKVNESVRYLIRIRDENLAKRQEREKEAREKLLLENPDLAKQHDEDSEKKEESFSEEEAPIANKYDKIVTTKDGIAEDMLSGSEAESSDSDESSSTSSDGHDDDDEGQKTGEIEWSQLNAGKRMVQEIKEETPQPVEEEYWYGYRGDLKPNPRQDTAAGLELDQLSNLLFNQTPHVESRKRVTKILDEAKTTKSTIAISEDIDSEIEKPNQTFAEKKPLIEVIESRCVIDEIKSENDLDDKIEAVTGIVKDKGLIIDHDRKIAFEESKEKPFVNVNHGDASTTLKKPLKKIAIEEVKQSETKNDSDNNPEQNDSNDTERPKNKSENNKEDDEVDGKTGEDKTIDAAGSSATSRPLNTEESLAAVQHNSGDGIALINYMRRMSHSRGDHEEYDDDNEDLKPSAEDLQIFEELDREQEEREARIARGEPPVDPMKLYDKKTMDEFHKAEDKQPTVTQNVKKKTMFTTYKHDNAFDRIALSQLTGGERPDHNKIKLTHVPGAVLFQYVDKPAKSQELKYEVGEENMDGQSSLGDTDIIVVSNKSISSTKVEETAEEAENVALDTDITIYETVKSTDSDSFQVPTSSTPKKDEEKQKRPRVQSARRNTDMPSTSYASMLDADRDEAKQSIIDTINSYEDERFPSQGVKYDDMAENARIDDTVAGEIFDRTRHLEEQEHYRHIDQLTSHAGRVDNHTNQIIEQISDQLSHELSLPDVSRIIEGHMNAAAQRWKAGEYVHYIPESPPESIIDPEEERTLVPSDTSFEDTLTEDDIKTEEKLLKIDEQNSDHENDMDIEDVRINDDSGIGNEADNSVNNNEEFERVEENYSIEMKLALGIDDKNV; encoded by the exons ATGGATACTCCAGGGGTTTCGTCAGGTGATGCGGGGTATATCGATAAAAAGAGGAAAGAGctgcaagtgttttttaagGATGCCAAGTTCTCTCAGCAAATGATTGACAATGTCATAGAAAATGAGTTGAAGCCACTGAAAGAGTTCAGTGATAAACCTTACATTGCTGCGTCAGCACCAGGAGAAGTGAAGACCGAGTACGAAGTGATGACTGGACAGCCTTTCACGCAAGTTGACAATCTTACAAAGCCTCTTACACGTGaagaaataaaagttttgctcAAAGATAATCCTATAATAGCAGAGAAGgctaaacaaatacaaatagtaaataaaactgAGCACAGGGAAATAACAATACCTATAGATGAAATAAACTTGCCCCGTTACAGTGAGATGACGGAGCAAAGGGCAATGGCAGCAGATGACAAAGccgaaataaacaaaattaactacAATCACATGCAATCATTGTGCAATTCCGTTAATAACTATGatataaaatgtaagaaacGTATACCTCATGCTGAGGTTGACACTTTCTTTGACtgtgaagatgatgatgattctgaATACGACGCTATCGAAGAAGCAGTTTGTAAATACACAAACAAGTCGTACGAAACAAGATTCAAAGAAACCAAAGAAATGTTAGCAACTTTAGCAGATAGAGTTGACAACACAGAGCCAGGAAAACTTATAGATAAAAgtgatataattttaagcaaTCCGGTCTTAAGAGAGTCTTCTACAACAGTAGTAAAAGGAGAGCGAAGAAGGAGTATGTTTGCTAAAGTGAAAGAAAGTTATGCCATTAACAAAGATTTGAATATTTCACTCAGAGATAATCCTGTAATGCCTAATTTAAGTGGCGAAATCAAAACTAATCAgcctgaaaaaaaacataaaaagccCGATACATGCAAAACCTTTGAAATGAGATTGATGGACACGGAAAAAGCATTACAGAACCTGAATTTAGTATTTAAAACGAGAAATATTCCTGAAAGTATCGGAGAAAACACATTTACCGTTGAagatttaacaaaaaataatgattgCAACGAGTCTATTATTGAAAACAAGTGTGAGattcaaaaaactaattttgttGGTTCAGCGTCCCAAAATTTTGCCGAAAAACTTGAAAAATCATTGGAACATACTTTGGAAAGTATAGTCAATATACCAAGTCATCAAAATGAAGAAGACAAACAAATGGAAGTTcaagaaatgaaaaatttaactCGTAACATTGTTGAAGGGGCTGATAATCTTAGCATTATGATCAATGAGGACATAACTAACAAACTTAATTCAATGAATGAACTCTTGAACGATGTTAATCAGGCTTTAGAAACCTCGAGAAAGTCTGACTTAGCTTATCAAAAGCTTAAAGAAGAAGgagacaaaataaaacaggcaagtgatattaaaaatagtCAACTTGAAAGTGTTCGTCAAAAATCAACAGTAACCGACAAAGATATTGATGACATTCAAACTGCTATAGGAAAGTTGAACCAAGAAATTAAATGTCATGAAGAGCGTGTTGATAAAAGTATAGAACGCTACAAAATGAGAAACAAAGAATGTACGGAATTTATGGCAGAAGTTGATGAAGTGTTGTTAAAGTCGCACCAAATACTTCATCCAACTAAAGACATCAGTGCTAAAACTTCTGatacagtaaataaaaacttgaCCGAAGAGAAAATTGTAGACCAACAAGAATTGTATGAATCTGAAAAGAATGATGGAAAAAAGGGAAAAGAATGGGATGTGAACTTGGATTTGAGTGATGAAACTAATAAAAAGCTTGCAGTGTTTAAAAAGCAAGAACAAGAACGGAGCAAACGTATTGATGGTCTGCTTCACGATATAAAAGATCGGATGAAGGATAATAAAGAAGTATTAAGACTGGCAAATAACTTGCTCAGAAGGGAAGAAGGAAAGAATAAAATTCTAGAAGATAATAAACTATCGAGTGAAGTTGATTTAAAGGCACAGGGAGATTTTATTGCTGTCCACGAAGgatctgaaaaaaataaggtTTCATCAGTATCTGAAGTATTTAAAGCTG AGCCTACTGATTCCGGAGAAATGAAGAAGAAACGGGAAGCTGATGAAGAGAGAGTGAGGCAAAGGGAGTTTCAGCGGAAGATAGAAAAAGATATGGAAGAGATGGACCAGAGACCACGAATGACGAAAAAGTTTATACGAGACCACTGCAGACAACACAAGCTGTATTGCACACCGCGTTTGAATGACAATCTCTATTTACACTTCAAA GGTTTTACTAAAATAGAGAATCTTGAAGAATACACAGGGCTTAAATGCATATTCTTGAACAACAACGGCATCGATAAAATTGAAGGGCTCGACAATCTCAGCGAGCTCCGATGCCTCTACCTGCACTACAATGTCCTGAGGAAGATCGAGAACCTCGATGGCTGCCCTAAATTGGACAGTTTAAATGTGGAGCACAATTTCATACCCGTTATTGAAAATTTGGATGTTGTCCCAGTCCTTCACAGCCTGAATATTTCTCATAATATGCTTACCACAGTGG ACGACCTCATTCACTTGAGAACTTGCAAGAATCTATCAGTCCTAGATCTATCCTACAACCGAATCGAGGACCCTCTTATAGTAGACATATTGGCTGATATGGATATTTTAAAAG TGCTAGTCCTAACTGGCAACCCAGTGATCCGCAACATCCCAGCGTACCGCAAGACGCTGACGCTCCGGCTGAAGGAACTGCTCAATCTGGACAACATCCCGGTGTTCCCCCGGGACCGCGCCTGCGCCCTCGCGTGGCAGCGCGGAGGGGTGCAGGAGGAAATTGCAGAGAGGAAACG ATGGATCCAGAGGGACCAAGACAAGGTGAACGAGAGCGTCCGCTACCTGATCCGGATCAGGGACGAGAACCTCGCCAAGAGACAGGAGAGGGAGAAGGAGGCCAGGGAGAAACTGCTACTT GAAAATCCGGATCTTGCAAAGCAACACGATGAAGACAGTGAAAAAAAGGAAGAAAGCTTTTCAGAAGAAGAAGCTCCAATTGCAAACAAATACGATAAAATTGTAACAACTAAAGATGGCATAGCGGAAGACATGCTCTCAGGATCTGAAGCTGAGAGTTCTGATAGTGATGAAAGCAGCAGTACTAGCTCTGAtggtcatgatgatgatgatgaag GGCAAAAAACAGGAGAGATAGAATGGTCACAGTTGAACGCAGGAAAGCGAATGGTGCAGGAGATTAAAGAGGAGACGCCGCAACCGGTGGAAGAAGAGTACTGGTACGGGTACCGGGGGGATCTGAAACCCAATCCCAGACAGGATAC AGCGGCTGGTTTGGAATTAGACCAATTGAGCAATTTACTTTTCAATCAAACACCTCACGTGGAAAGTAGGAAGAGAGTCACAAAGATTCTGGATg AGGCCAAAACCACGAAATCTACGATAGCAATATCCGAAGATATTGATTCCGAAATTGAGAAACCAAACCAAACATTTGCAGAAAAGAAGCCTCTGATAGAAGTTATAGAATCACGGTGTGTAATTGATGAAATAAAGTCAGAGAACGATTTAGACGATAAAATTGAGGCAGTAACTGGCATTGTTAAAGACAAAGGTCTTATCATAGACCATGATAGAAAAATTGCTTTCGAAGAATCAAAAGAAAAGCCGTTCGTTAACGTTAACCATGGCGATGCTAGCACCACACTCAAAAAGCCCCTGAAAAAGATCGCGATTGAAGAAGTTAAACAATCAGAGACTAAAAATGACAGCGATAATAATCCTGAACAAAATGATTCTAATGATACAGAAagacctaaaaataaaagtgaaaataataaagaagaTGATGAAGTTGATGGAAAAACGGGTGAAGATAAAACTATTGATGCGGCTGGATCCTCTGCTACCTCAAGGCCGCTTAATACAGAAGAAAGCCTAGCAGcgg TTCAACATAACTCAGGCGATGGTATTGCTTTGATAAACTATATGCGAAGAATGTCACACTCTAGAGGAGACCACGAAGagtatgatgatgataacgaAGACCTGAAGCCAAGTGCTGAAGACTTGCAGATATTTGAGGAGTTGGATCGAGAGCAAGAGGAAAGAGAGGCTCGCATAGCTAGGGGAGAGCCACCTGTGGATCCCATG AAATTGTACGACAAGAAAACAATGGATGAGTTTCACAAAGCAGAAGATAAACAGCCGACTGTGACACAAAATGTAAAGAAGAAGACAATGTTTACAACTTACAAACATGATAACGCTTTCGACAGAATCGCTCTTAGTCAGCTCACTGGTGGAGAGAGACCCG ATCACAATAAGATCAAATTAACACATGTCCCAGGGGCTGTCTTATTCCAATATGTTGATAAACCAGCAAAGTCACAGGAGTTGAAATACGAAGTAGGTGAGGAAAATATGGACGGGCAAT CTTCATTGGGTGATACTGATATTATTGTCGTTTCGAATAAGTCTATTTCTTCTACTAAAGTTGAAGAAACTGCTGAAGAAGCTGAAAATGTTGCACTTGATACTGATATAACCATTTATGAGACTGTAAAGTCAACGGATTCCGATAGTTTTCAAGTCCCAACTAGCTCCACACCGAAAAAAGatgaagaaaaacaaaagagaCCTCGCGTTCAAAGTGCTAGAAGAAACACTGATATGCCATCTACGTCTTACGCTTCTATGTTAGATGCGGACAGAGATGAAGCGAAACAATCCATCATAGATACTATCAATTCTTACGAAGACGAAAGGTTTCCGTCACAAG GTGTAAAATACGACGACATGGCGGAAAACGCGCGCATAGACGACACAGTAGCCGGCGAGATATTCGACCGGACGCGTCACTTGGAGGAACAGGAGCACTACCGGCACATCGACCAGCTGACCAGCCACGCAGGCAGGGTAGACAACCACACCAACCAGATCATTGAGCAGATCTCCGATCAACTGTCGCATGAGCTATCG TTGCCAGATGTTTCGCGCATAATAGAAGGGCACATGAATGCAGCTGCGCAAAGATGGAAGGCAGGAGAGTACGTCCACTACATACCCGAGTCTCCACCAGAGTCCATCATAGATCCTGAAGAAGAAAGAACGTTGGTACCAAGTGACACATCTTTCGAGGACACACTCACAGAGGATGACATTAAAACAGAAGAGAAATTGTTAAAAATTGATGAACAGAATTCGGACCATGAAAATGACATGGATATTGAAGACGTAAGAATCAATGATGATTCCGGTATTGGCAATGAAGCTGACAATtcagttaataataatgaagaaTTTGAACGGGTCGAAGAGAATTACTCTATAGAAATGAAATTAGCTTTAGGCATCGATGACAAAAATGTGTAG
- the LOC105379997 gene encoding nuclear hormone receptor HR96 encodes MSSVRDSVEEKKEDSAAGKKELPPNLQKICLVCGDKALGYNFNAISCESCKAFFRRNALASKEFKCPFTNNCDITVVTRRFCQKCRLVKCLSIGMVKEFIMSEEDKAEKRKKIEENRAKKRHCPSEPVTSSKNFKLDDEVASTSYPQVESSVQYDVLSTTCSSNGSVQSPLRSDVDTSIHSPPVYSQYVPVRSEDYTYPVYSQGQSHYLEVGPVSEKSMPYDGRLMEPYSMDSVDCTMYEKQNSIKSILTTEDTVLYREPQHVCEKDAPPAPADPHANKAREILEDVQRIEPNSIESILCEAIKLEFEAYTSVTPCSGSSRELNEVERAKLNELIVANKTLHAPIDDDVSQFIAAAPAAIKGGGGKHDPELIKIVNLTAIAIRRLIKMAKKINAFKNMCEKDQVALLKGGCTEMMLLRSTMNYDTQRNSWKIPHSSASYVEQYGHIRTDILKLAKGNIYQVHESFQQSFDQRWRQDENIILIMSAILLFTPDRLNVVHKDVIKLEQNSYYYLLRRYLESIYAGCEAKSTFLKLIQKILELHKLADEVTSVYLDVNPIEPLLMEIFDLKHHTGV; translated from the exons ATGAGCAGTGTCCGTGATAGTGTGGAAGAGAAGAAAGAGGACTCTGCGGCAGGTAAGAAGGAGTTGCCGCCAAATTTGCAGAAGATATGTCTGGTTTGCGGCGACAAAGCGCTAGGGTACAACTTCAACGCGATCTCTTGCGAGAGTTGTAAGGCCTTCTTCCGACGCAACGCGCTGGCCAGCAAGGAGTTTAAATGTCCCTTCACCAATAACTGCGACATCACCGTCGTGACCAGACGGTTCTGCCAAAAGTGCCGCCTAGTAAAATGCCTCAGCATTGGCATGGTCAAAGAGTTCATAATGTCAGAAGAGGACAAAGCTGAGAAACGGAAAAAGATCGAAGAGAACCGAGCGAAAAAACGCCACTGTCCAAGCGAACCTGTCACCAGCTCGAAAAACTTTAAGTTAGATGACGAAGTGGCTAGTACGAGCTATCCACAAGTGGAATCCTCCGTACAGTATGATGTATTAAGTACAACTTGCAGTTCAAATGGCTCCGTTCAGTCTCCGCTAAGGTCAGATGTGGACACCTCAATACATTCCCCACCGGTGTATAGTCAGTATGTTCCCGTGCGGAGTGAGGACTACACGTATCCTGTGTACTCGCAGGGTCAGAGTCACTACTTGGAGGTGGGGCCCGTGAGTGAGAAGTCAATGCCCTATGACGGGAGGCTCATGGAACCCTACAGCATGGATAGTGTGGATTGTACCATGTATGAGAAACAGAACAGTATAAA GTCCATCCTCACGACAGAGGACACGGTCCTGTACCGGGAGCCCCAGCACGTGTGTGAGAAGgacgcgccccccgcgcccgccgacCCGCACGCCAACAAGGCCAGGGAGATACTGGAGGATGTGCAGAG GATAGAGCCCAACTCGATAGAGTCGATCCTGTGCGAGGCGATCAAGCTGGAGTTCGAGGCGTACACCTCCGTCACGCCGTGCAGCGGCTCCTCCAGGGAACTCAATGAG GTGGAACGAGCGAAGCTGAACGAGCTGATCGTAGCCAACAAGACTCTGCACGCGCCCATCGACGACGACGTCTCGCAGTTCAtagccgccgcgcccgccgccatcaag ggaGGAGGAGGCAAACACGACCCCGAGTTAATAAAGATAGTGAACCTTACCGCTATAGCAATAAGGAGACTCATCAAAATGGCCAAGAAAATCAACGCCTTCAAGAATATGTGTGAAAAAGATCag GTGGCGTTGTTAAAAGGAGGCTGCACGGAGATGATGTTGCTGCGGAGTACAATGAACTATGACACACAGAGGAACTCGTGGAAA ATACCTCACAGCAGCGCAAGCTACGTGGAACAATACGGCCACATACGAACAGACATCCTGAAACTGGCCAAGGGAAATATCTACCAAGTCCACGAGAGTTTCCAGCAGTCCTTCGATCAAAGATGGCGGCAGGACGAGAACATTATACTGATAATGtcggccattttgttgtttacGCCGGATAGATTGAATGTGGTGCATAAGGATGTTATTAAGTTGGAGCAG AATTCCTACTACTACCTCCTCCGACGCTACCTAGAAAGCATTTACGCGGGATGCGAAGCTAAATCCACCTTCTTGAAACTGATCCAGAAGATTCTAGAACTTCACAAATTAGCTGATGAAGTCACCAGCGTGTATTTAGATGTGAACCCTATAGAGCCTTTGTTGATGGAAATTTTCGATTTGAAACACCATACGGGCGTATGA